In Burkholderia sp. GAS332, one DNA window encodes the following:
- a CDS encoding protein TonB has translation MFTHTRHLRRLTGRFASRVSASLLHAHSAASALTAASVLALAALAGCTITPPDRPLVITPVAAVNSATLDQYRSAVAQRIIERSPSYVLRGTPQAMLRSLVVVSFTVDRDGRVLQSSVYRTNGDDEAESTALASLRRASPLPQPPDKLLNGRGQLELFEDWLFNDNGKFQLREFASPQAQTID, from the coding sequence ATGTTCACCCACACACGTCACCTTCGCCGCTTGACTGGACGCTTCGCTTCACGCGTTAGCGCTTCCCTGTTGCATGCGCATAGCGCGGCTTCCGCGTTGACGGCGGCTTCGGTTTTGGCGCTCGCAGCCCTGGCAGGCTGCACGATCACGCCACCTGATCGCCCGCTTGTCATCACGCCGGTGGCGGCCGTCAATAGCGCGACGCTCGACCAGTACCGTAGCGCGGTCGCCCAACGCATCATCGAACGCAGTCCCTCCTACGTGTTACGCGGTACGCCGCAAGCAATGCTGCGCTCGCTGGTGGTGGTGTCGTTCACAGTGGATCGCGATGGCCGGGTGCTGCAGTCGTCGGTGTATCGCACCAATGGCGACGACGAAGCCGAAAGCACCGCGCTTGCCAGCTTGCGACGCGCCTCGCCGTTACCGCAGCCGCCCGATAAATTGCTGAATGGCCGTGGCCAACTCGAACTGTTCGAAGACTGGCTGTTCAACGACAACGGTAAATTCCAGTTGCGCGAGTTCGCCTCGCCGCAAGCGCAGACCATCGATTGA
- a CDS encoding metabolite-proton symporter, with product MSTSPISAAQPNASGQNSSARIIFASFIGTAIEFYDFYVYATAAALVIGPVFFPHGSATAQALSAFVTFGIAFVARPIGSFLFGHFGDRIGRKSTLVASLLVMGVSTTLIGFVPGYDSIGSLAPILLCVLRFGQGIGLGGEWGGAALLATENAPAGKRGWFGMFPQLGPSIGFLASNGLFFALALSLSDEQFRSWGWRVPFLVSSVLVALGLYVRLKIAETPAFQAAIERKERVKVPIATLFSQHWLPTVLGALAMVVCYTLFYNATTFSLSYGVSVLHIPRQTFLGLLCIAVVFMALATPLSAWASDRYGRKPVLIVGIIAAILSGFTMAPLLGSGQTPLVLLFLVIELFLMGVTFAPMGALLPELFPTNVRYTGAGVSYNLGGILGASVAPYIAQVLAAHGGLPWVGAYVSIAAAVSMIGVLCMRETRDARLM from the coding sequence ATGTCCACTTCGCCGATTTCCGCGGCCCAGCCCAATGCGTCCGGGCAGAACAGCAGCGCGCGGATCATCTTCGCGAGCTTCATCGGCACCGCGATCGAGTTCTACGATTTCTACGTGTATGCGACCGCTGCGGCGCTCGTCATCGGACCGGTGTTTTTCCCGCACGGTTCGGCAACTGCCCAAGCCTTGTCGGCTTTCGTCACGTTCGGCATCGCGTTCGTCGCGCGGCCGATCGGCTCGTTCCTGTTCGGTCACTTCGGCGACCGGATCGGCCGTAAGTCGACGCTGGTGGCTTCGCTGCTGGTGATGGGTGTGTCGACCACGCTGATCGGTTTCGTGCCGGGCTACGACTCAATTGGCAGCCTCGCACCGATCCTGTTGTGCGTGCTGCGCTTTGGCCAGGGTATTGGCCTCGGCGGCGAATGGGGCGGCGCAGCGCTGCTCGCCACCGAGAACGCGCCGGCCGGCAAACGCGGCTGGTTCGGGATGTTCCCGCAACTGGGGCCGTCGATCGGTTTCCTGGCGTCCAACGGTCTGTTCTTCGCCCTCGCCCTATCGCTCTCCGATGAACAGTTCCGCAGCTGGGGCTGGCGCGTGCCGTTCCTCGTCAGCTCGGTGCTGGTCGCGCTCGGCTTATACGTGCGCTTGAAAATCGCCGAGACGCCGGCCTTCCAGGCGGCCATCGAACGCAAGGAGCGCGTGAAGGTGCCGATCGCCACGCTGTTCTCGCAGCACTGGCTGCCGACCGTCCTCGGCGCGCTGGCGATGGTGGTCTGCTACACGCTGTTCTACAACGCCACGACGTTCTCGCTGTCGTACGGCGTGTCGGTGCTGCATATTCCGCGGCAGACCTTCCTTGGCCTGCTGTGCATCGCGGTCGTGTTCATGGCGCTCGCCACGCCGCTGTCAGCCTGGGCGAGCGACCGCTATGGCCGCAAGCCGGTGCTGATCGTCGGCATCATCGCCGCGATCCTGTCAGGCTTCACGATGGCGCCCTTGCTCGGCAGCGGACAGACGCCGCTGGTGCTGCTGTTCCTCGTGATCGAACTGTTCCTGATGGGCGTGACCTTCGCCCCGATGGGCGCGCTGCTGCCGGAACTGTTTCCGACCAACGTGCGCTATACCGGTGCAGGCGTGTCGTACAACCTCGGTGGGATTCTCGGTGCGTCAGTCGCGCCGTATATCGCACAGGTGCTGGCCGCGCACGGCGGGTTGCCGTGGGTCGGCGCTTACGTGTCGATTGCGGCGGCTGTCAGCATGATCGGTGTGCTATGCATGCGCGAGACCCGCGATGCGCGCTTGATGTGA
- a CDS encoding heptosyltransferase-1: MKRVLIVKVTSLGDIVQALPVVADIKRAFPGVQVDWAADEAFAEMVHWSESVDRVLSAPLRRFKKARRWGDFKAIAASIAELRAYRYDFIIDIHGVYKSAIIAFLARSSKRIGYQSQDLGERGAAFAYTGRFGPRPQGNAWHGMRISTGEALGYEVEGPAVYNLRLPEPAAAPFAANSAPVAALFHATSKDDKKWPLPHWVAIGRELAQRGFHVVLPWGSEGERAEAEHIASQVPGSTVLPKLSVTEIAQMIDACALVVGTDTGFVHLAHALQKRTVMIFVATSPSHCGVEAPFRSISIGDGHSVPSTAEALEAIDYVHSAPRTVAMQHGSAAA, translated from the coding sequence ATGAAGCGAGTCCTTATCGTCAAGGTCACGTCACTCGGCGATATCGTGCAGGCGTTACCCGTCGTCGCCGACATCAAACGCGCGTTTCCCGGCGTTCAGGTGGACTGGGCGGCCGACGAAGCATTCGCCGAAATGGTGCATTGGAGCGAGAGCGTCGATCGCGTGCTCTCTGCACCGTTGCGCCGCTTCAAGAAGGCGCGCCGCTGGGGCGATTTCAAGGCGATTGCGGCGTCGATCGCCGAATTGCGCGCCTACCGCTACGACTTCATCATCGACATTCACGGCGTGTACAAGAGCGCGATCATCGCGTTTCTGGCGCGCTCGTCGAAGCGGATCGGCTATCAGTCCCAGGATCTGGGCGAGCGGGGCGCCGCATTTGCCTACACCGGGCGTTTCGGCCCGCGTCCGCAGGGCAACGCATGGCATGGCATGCGCATCAGCACGGGCGAGGCGCTGGGCTATGAGGTCGAAGGCCCGGCCGTCTACAACCTGCGCCTGCCCGAGCCGGCCGCCGCACCGTTCGCGGCTAACAGCGCGCCGGTCGCGGCGCTGTTCCACGCCACCTCGAAAGACGACAAGAAGTGGCCGCTGCCCCATTGGGTCGCGATCGGTCGCGAGTTGGCGCAGCGCGGTTTTCACGTGGTGTTGCCGTGGGGCTCGGAGGGCGAGCGAGCCGAGGCGGAGCACATTGCGTCGCAGGTGCCGGGTTCGACCGTCCTGCCCAAGCTGAGCGTGACGGAAATCGCGCAGATGATCGACGCGTGCGCCCTGGTGGTCGGCACCGATACGGGTTTCGTTCATCTGGCGCATGCATTGCAGAAGCGCACGGTTATGATTTTTGTGGCGACTTCGCCGTCGCATTGCGGCGTCGAGGCGCCGTTCCGCTCGATCTCGATCGGTGACGGCCATTCCGTGCCGTCGACCGCTGAGGCATTGGAGGCGATCGATTACGTGCACAGCGCGCCGCGCACCGTCGCCATGCAGCACGGCTCGGCAGCCGCCTGA
- a CDS encoding H+/Cl-antiporter ClcA, with amino-acid sequence MSRAFLPPSSSIVRRARRLWRQYGIFWLGAIAVGLVAVLYARLIDWGYGEFRTMQHQHVWAPLIVTPAVAALAVWLTRKFFRGAEGSGIPQVIATLHGKPGEYGARLLSFRILFGKIAVSFLAILGGFTIGREGPTVQVGAALMFNLRRLYPRSNALIERQLVLAGAAAGLSAAFNTPLAGIVFAIEELTRSFEARASGVLITAIIIAGVIALGLNGNYTYFGTIQIGAHFPDLLAVAVLLTAIVTGIAGGVFGWLLLNTARWIPAPLRQLHGERPVVFAALCGFVIAVVGLISGGTTFGSGYAEARGLLDGHEHLSVFYPFLKMISMVGSYLPGIPGGIFAPSLSIGAGFGNLLHMVFDSMQLPMLIALAMVGYLAAVTQSPITSFVIVMEMIDGHALVISLMATALIASRVARLFAPPLYESLAERYRAPLPHPAPAPVPEVPEVEAPAPAVVDEINGDAAAEDGTGTPRQ; translated from the coding sequence ATGTCCCGGGCCTTCCTTCCTCCCTCTTCCAGCATCGTGCGTCGCGCCAGACGCCTGTGGCGGCAATACGGCATTTTCTGGCTCGGCGCGATCGCGGTCGGTCTGGTGGCGGTGCTCTATGCAAGACTCATCGATTGGGGCTACGGCGAATTCCGCACCATGCAGCACCAGCATGTGTGGGCGCCGCTGATCGTCACGCCCGCGGTCGCGGCGCTCGCCGTCTGGCTCACGCGCAAGTTCTTCCGCGGCGCCGAGGGCAGCGGCATTCCGCAAGTCATCGCCACCCTGCATGGCAAGCCCGGGGAGTACGGCGCGCGGCTGCTGTCGTTCCGGATTCTGTTCGGCAAGATCGCCGTGTCGTTTCTGGCGATTCTCGGCGGCTTCACGATCGGCCGCGAAGGACCGACCGTGCAGGTCGGCGCCGCGCTGATGTTCAATCTGCGGCGGCTGTATCCCCGCTCGAACGCGCTGATCGAACGGCAATTGGTGCTCGCGGGCGCGGCAGCGGGTTTGTCCGCGGCGTTCAATACGCCGCTGGCGGGCATCGTGTTCGCGATCGAGGAACTCACGCGCAGCTTCGAGGCCCGCGCGAGCGGCGTGCTGATTACGGCCATCATCATCGCCGGTGTGATCGCGCTCGGACTGAACGGCAACTACACCTATTTCGGCACCATCCAGATCGGCGCGCACTTCCCCGATCTGCTGGCGGTGGCCGTCCTGCTCACGGCGATCGTCACCGGTATTGCGGGCGGCGTGTTCGGCTGGCTGTTGCTGAACACCGCGCGCTGGATTCCGGCGCCCCTGCGTCAATTGCACGGCGAGCGCCCGGTTGTGTTCGCCGCGCTGTGCGGTTTCGTGATCGCGGTGGTCGGCCTCATCTCCGGCGGCACGACCTTCGGCAGCGGCTATGCGGAAGCGCGCGGACTGCTCGACGGGCACGAGCACCTGTCCGTGTTCTATCCGTTCCTGAAAATGATCTCGATGGTCGGCTCGTATCTGCCGGGCATTCCGGGCGGCATCTTCGCGCCCTCGCTGTCGATCGGCGCGGGCTTCGGCAATCTGCTGCACATGGTGTTCGACTCGATGCAGTTGCCGATGCTGATCGCCCTCGCGATGGTGGGCTATCTGGCCGCCGTCACGCAGTCGCCCATTACGTCGTTCGTGATCGTGATGGAAATGATCGATGGTCATGCACTGGTGATTTCGCTGATGGCCACCGCGTTGATCGCAAGCCGCGTCGCGCGCCTGTTCGCGCCGCCGTTGTACGAGTCGCTGGCAGAGCGCTATAGGGCGCCGCTGCCGCACCCGGCACCTGCACCGGTGCCGGAAGTACCCGAAGTCGAAGCGCCGGCGCCGGCTGTCGTCGATGAGATCAACGGCGACGCTGCCGCTGAAGACGGCACCGGCACCCCGCGTCAGTAA
- a CDS encoding YXWGXW repeat-containing protein, giving the protein MNKTFRLLIANAVLIAAGASAVASASAEEVIVIAPSAPPAVRYEAVPAPRVGYVWDHGHWRWDHGRYVWAAGHWQAERVGYHWVPGHWVEHGPNYRWVEGHWA; this is encoded by the coding sequence ATGAACAAGACCTTTCGCTTGCTGATCGCCAACGCTGTTCTGATCGCGGCGGGTGCATCCGCTGTGGCATCCGCTTCAGCCGAGGAAGTCATCGTGATCGCGCCGTCCGCACCGCCGGCCGTGCGTTACGAAGCCGTGCCGGCGCCGCGCGTCGGCTATGTGTGGGATCACGGTCATTGGCGTTGGGACCACGGCCGCTATGTGTGGGCCGCGGGTCATTGGCAAGCCGAGCGCGTCGGCTACCACTGGGTGCCAGGCCACTGGGTCGAACATGGTCCGAACTATCGCTGGGTTGAAGGCCACTGGGCGTAA
- a CDS encoding cell division topological specificity factor MinE, translated as MSILSFLLGEKKKSASVAKERLQLIIAHERAGGHAPADYLPALQRELVAVISKYVKISNDDIRVSLERQDDLEVLEVKIEIPQAGSA; from the coding sequence ATGTCGATTCTTTCGTTTTTGCTGGGCGAGAAGAAGAAGTCCGCGTCGGTAGCGAAGGAACGCCTGCAGTTGATCATCGCGCACGAGCGCGCCGGCGGCCATGCGCCTGCCGATTACCTGCCTGCGTTGCAACGCGAACTGGTGGCCGTCATTTCAAAGTACGTGAAAATCTCCAATGACGATATTCGCGTGAGCCTGGAGCGCCAGGACGACCTCGAAGTGCTCGAGGTCAAGATCGAAATACCGCAGGCTGGTTCCGCATAA
- a CDS encoding septum site-determining protein MinD gives MAKIIVVTSGKGGVGKTTTSASFASALALRGSKTAVIDFDVGLRNLDLIMGCERRVVYDLINVIQGEANLNQALIKDKKCENLFILPASQTRDKDALTMEGVEKVINDLIAMDFEFIVCDSPAGIESGALLAMHFADEALIVTNPEVSSVRDSDRILGILSSKTKRAIESKEPIKEHLLITRYNPKRVSEGEMLSLTDIQEILRIDLIGVIPESEAVLHASNQGLPAVHLDGTDVAEAYKDVVSRFLGEQKSLRFTDYQKPGLLQRLFGTK, from the coding sequence ATGGCAAAAATCATTGTGGTGACATCGGGCAAGGGTGGCGTGGGCAAGACGACCACGAGCGCGAGTTTTGCATCGGCCCTCGCATTGCGTGGCAGCAAAACCGCCGTGATCGACTTCGACGTCGGCCTGCGTAACCTCGATCTCATCATGGGCTGCGAGCGCCGCGTGGTGTACGACCTGATCAATGTGATCCAGGGCGAAGCCAACCTCAACCAGGCGCTGATCAAGGACAAGAAGTGCGAGAACCTGTTCATCCTGCCGGCCTCGCAAACGCGTGACAAAGACGCGCTGACCATGGAAGGCGTCGAGAAGGTCATCAATGACCTGATCGCGATGGACTTCGAATTCATCGTCTGCGATTCGCCGGCCGGTATCGAATCGGGCGCGCTGCTCGCCATGCACTTCGCCGACGAAGCGCTGATCGTGACCAATCCGGAAGTCTCCTCGGTGCGCGACTCGGACCGTATTCTCGGCATTCTGTCGTCCAAGACCAAGCGCGCGATCGAAAGCAAGGAGCCGATCAAGGAACACCTGCTGATCACCCGCTACAACCCGAAGCGCGTGAGCGAAGGCGAAATGCTGTCGCTCACCGACATCCAGGAAATTCTGCGCATCGATCTGATCGGTGTGATCCCGGAATCGGAAGCGGTGCTGCACGCGTCGAACCAGGGTCTGCCGGCTGTGCACCTCGACGGTACCGACGTCGCCGAAGCCTATAAAGATGTCGTGTCGCGTTTCCTCGGCGAGCAGAAGTCGCTTCGCTTTACCGATTACCAGAAGCCAGGGCTGCTGCAGCGCCTCTTCGGCACCAAGTAA
- a CDS encoding septum site-determining protein MinC, with amino-acid sequence MSPKKSPFFELRSGSVDTLLFVVKTTDLDAMRAELTRRFEATPEFFANDVVAIDVRRLAENERVPLADIAQLLDSVRMRPVGVVANPQQQWAAESALPLLEARDRRGAAAKSADEEGAHAAAAAPVATAATATPPADLFTAAAGGPPESGTPATAAAVEPAPAAEPVRLATSSQTMVVDKPLRSGQRIYAKGDLVVLGLVSYGAEVIAEGNIHIYAPLRGRALAGVQGNHDARIFCTCLEPELISIAGIYRTTENPLPADVLGKPVQIWLEEEKLMIEPLRLT; translated from the coding sequence ATGTCGCCCAAGAAATCGCCCTTTTTCGAACTCCGCAGCGGCTCTGTCGACACGCTCCTGTTTGTGGTCAAGACAACCGACCTCGACGCAATGCGTGCCGAACTGACCCGGCGCTTCGAGGCGACCCCCGAATTTTTCGCTAACGACGTCGTCGCGATCGACGTGCGCCGGCTCGCCGAGAACGAACGCGTGCCGCTCGCCGACATCGCGCAACTGCTCGACAGCGTGCGCATGCGCCCGGTCGGCGTCGTCGCCAACCCGCAGCAGCAATGGGCGGCCGAATCCGCGCTGCCGCTGCTCGAAGCGCGCGACCGCCGCGGCGCCGCAGCGAAGTCCGCGGACGAAGAGGGGGCCCATGCCGCCGCTGCCGCACCGGTTGCCACCGCCGCGACGGCCACGCCCCCGGCCGATCTGTTCACCGCCGCAGCCGGCGGGCCTCCGGAAAGCGGCACACCGGCCACGGCCGCCGCGGTCGAGCCGGCGCCCGCCGCCGAGCCAGTCCGTCTCGCCACCTCGTCGCAAACCATGGTGGTCGACAAGCCGCTGCGCTCGGGCCAGCGTATCTACGCAAAGGGCGATCTGGTCGTGCTCGGTCTGGTGAGCTACGGCGCGGAAGTGATCGCGGAAGGCAACATCCATATTTACGCGCCGCTGCGCGGCCGGGCGTTGGCCGGTGTGCAGGGCAATCACGACGCGCGCATTTTCTGCACGTGTCTCGAACCGGAACTGATCTCGATTGCGGGCATCTACCGTACAACCGAGAACCCGCTGCCGGCCGACGTGCTCGGCAAGCCGGTGCAGATCTGGCTCGAAGAAGAGAAATTGATGATCGAACCGTTGCGGCTCACCTGA
- a CDS encoding Acetyltransferase (GNAT) family protein, producing MSTSLTVRRIAADQGTVFRELRTASLREAPYAFGETLEDALSADAATFDATAAEHAVSFIVTSFILYTEGHPAGLIEAHFDDAAARRAFVCELWVAPAVRHLRGGELLVDTASTWLASEGATEIYAWVADANRNAMRFYEALGFGPTGEHRRVVRVPEQAESLLVRHVPTTSQVFQQ from the coding sequence ATGAGTACGTCATTGACCGTTCGCCGTATCGCCGCTGATCAGGGCACCGTTTTCCGCGAACTCCGTACTGCGTCGCTGCGGGAGGCGCCCTATGCCTTCGGCGAAACGCTAGAAGACGCGTTGTCGGCGGATGCCGCCACGTTCGACGCCACCGCCGCCGAGCACGCTGTTTCGTTTATCGTGACCAGTTTCATCCTCTATACCGAGGGCCATCCGGCAGGACTGATCGAAGCGCATTTCGACGACGCCGCGGCGCGCCGCGCGTTCGTCTGCGAGTTGTGGGTGGCGCCGGCCGTGCGTCATCTGCGAGGCGGCGAGTTGCTGGTCGACACCGCCAGCACCTGGCTCGCCAGTGAAGGCGCCACCGAAATCTACGCGTGGGTCGCCGACGCCAACCGCAATGCGATGCGCTTTTACGAGGCGCTCGGCTTCGGTCCGACCGGCGAGCATCGGCGGGTCGTGCGTGTGCCCGAGCAGGCCGAAAGCCTGCTGGTGCGCCATGTGCCGACCACGTCGCAGGTGTTTCAGCAGTGA
- a CDS encoding methionine aminopeptidase, type I, whose amino-acid sequence MSGCRFLTAARRHAGSTRRAGPARLAEAVRRSSVQLGDRQHRTSTEFMAISYKTPDDIAKLRISGRLAADVLAMIGEHVKAGVSTDELDALCNDYIVNTQKSIPANVGYLGFPKTVCTSVNQVVCHGIPNRNEILKDGDIVNIDVAIIKDGYFGDTSRMYCVGQPSTVARQLIDTTYEAMLAGIREVKPGATLGDVGYAIQKVAQRDGFSIVRDYCGHGIGKVYHEDPQVLHYGQPGQGVRLKPGMVFTIEPMINAGRAGTAVQRDGWTVVTKDRSLSAQWEHMIAVTEEGYELLTPWPDGTGDYEAP is encoded by the coding sequence ATGTCGGGGTGCCGGTTTTTGACGGCCGCTCGGCGCCATGCCGGAAGCACCCGACGAGCAGGCCCGGCCCGGCTCGCGGAGGCCGTCCGGCGATCCTCTGTACAATTGGGCGATCGTCAACATCGCACCTCGACCGAATTCATGGCCATTTCCTACAAGACTCCCGACGACATCGCCAAGCTGCGCATTTCCGGCCGCCTCGCGGCCGACGTACTGGCGATGATCGGCGAGCACGTCAAGGCTGGCGTCTCCACCGACGAGCTCGACGCCCTGTGCAACGACTACATTGTCAATACGCAAAAGTCGATTCCGGCAAATGTCGGCTATCTGGGATTTCCGAAAACCGTTTGCACGTCCGTCAACCAGGTGGTGTGCCACGGCATTCCCAACCGCAATGAAATCCTGAAAGACGGCGACATCGTCAATATCGACGTCGCAATCATCAAAGATGGCTATTTCGGCGACACCAGCCGCATGTATTGCGTCGGCCAGCCGAGCACGGTGGCGCGCCAGCTGATCGACACGACCTATGAGGCGATGCTGGCCGGTATCCGCGAGGTGAAGCCGGGTGCTACGCTCGGCGACGTCGGCTACGCGATCCAGAAGGTTGCGCAGCGCGACGGCTTCTCGATCGTGCGCGACTACTGCGGGCACGGCATCGGCAAGGTCTACCACGAAGACCCGCAAGTGCTGCACTACGGTCAACCGGGGCAGGGCGTGCGGCTGAAGCCGGGCATGGTCTTCACGATCGAGCCGATGATCAACGCCGGCCGCGCCGGCACCGCGGTGCAGCGTGACGGCTGGACCGTGGTCACCAAAGACCGTTCGTTGTCGGCGCAATGGGAGCATATGATCGCCGTGACCGAAGAGGGTTACGAGCTGCTCACGCCATGGCCGGACGGCACCGGCGATTACGAAGCGCCTTGA
- a CDS encoding Ferritin-like domain-containing protein, with the protein MSESSNKSAELIGAFDRRVERRLQRRQFFRNAGGLGLGLVGGTLISACGGGSGSSASAQSAPTDPEILNFALNLEYLESQFYTYATTGAGLAASMTAGVGTMGTVIPGQQVPFQDPVVQAYANEIANDEREHVNFLRSALGSAAVAMPSIDIGGTNPNGAFSNAARAAGLVGAGVAFNPYANDNNFLLGAFIFEDVGVTAYKGASPLISNKTFLEAAAGILAAEAYHAGLVRTVLFAKGVDTASIYTAANAISAARDSLDNNGHDDQGITGATPGSSNIVPLDSNGLAFSRGYGNVLNIVYLTSSVATKGGFFPNGVNGVLNMSA; encoded by the coding sequence ATGTCGGAATCCAGCAATAAATCAGCAGAACTTATCGGTGCATTTGACCGCCGGGTTGAACGGCGCCTGCAACGCAGACAGTTTTTCCGCAACGCTGGCGGCCTGGGTTTAGGTTTGGTCGGCGGCACGCTGATCAGTGCGTGCGGCGGGGGCTCCGGATCGAGCGCGTCAGCCCAGAGCGCGCCGACCGACCCGGAAATACTGAACTTTGCGCTGAATCTGGAGTACCTCGAATCGCAGTTCTATACGTATGCGACGACGGGTGCGGGCCTCGCGGCTAGCATGACGGCCGGAGTCGGTACGATGGGCACGGTCATCCCTGGGCAGCAAGTGCCGTTCCAGGATCCGGTGGTGCAGGCCTATGCGAACGAGATCGCCAATGACGAGCGCGAACACGTCAACTTTCTGCGCAGTGCGTTGGGCAGCGCGGCCGTGGCGATGCCCTCGATCGACATCGGCGGCACCAATCCCAACGGTGCGTTCTCGAACGCGGCGCGCGCAGCGGGACTGGTCGGCGCGGGCGTGGCATTCAATCCGTATGCGAACGACAACAACTTCCTGCTCGGTGCGTTCATCTTCGAAGACGTCGGCGTAACGGCCTACAAAGGCGCCTCCCCGCTCATCAGCAACAAGACCTTTCTCGAAGCGGCTGCCGGCATTCTCGCGGCCGAGGCCTATCACGCGGGGCTCGTGCGCACGGTGCTGTTCGCAAAGGGGGTCGACACGGCGAGTATCTACACTGCCGCCAACGCGATCTCCGCCGCGCGCGACAGCCTCGACAACAACGGCCACGACGATCAGGGCATCACCGGCGCGACGCCCGGCTCGTCGAACATCGTCCCGCTCGACAGCAACGGGCTCGCCTTCAGCCGCGGCTATGGCAACGTGCTCAACATCGTCTATCTGACGAGTTCGGTGGCGACCAAGGGTGGCTTCTTCCCGAACGGCGTGAACGGTGTGCTCAACATGAGCGCCTGA
- a CDS encoding manganese transport protein has protein sequence MNEAMSQAAVPQTLTEQTRFDIRETLAGRRRGLRAMLPFVGPAVVASIAYMDPGNFATNIQAGAGYGYTLLWVVAVANIVAMLFQSLSAKLGLVTGSNLAELCRAALPHRCVLAMWGISEIAAMATDLAEFVGGAIGVSLLTHLPMMPSMLITAAITYGLLQFEKRGFRPLELAIAALVGVIGLSYLAELLIAPVHWPSAVKHTFTPSIPDSNALTISVGIIGATVMPHVIFLHSGLTQNRVKPRNEGECTKLLRFSNIEVVVALGVAGLINMAMVIMASSAFHAGHADIASIETAWHTLTPLLGGAAAGFFLAALIASGISSSVVGTMAGQMIMQGFVGFRIPVWARRLITMVPAFVVVACGVDATRALVLSQVVLSIALPVPMIALVWFTSRGDLMGRYRNRRTTTIAAVAGTVVVLALNIVLLVQLAGFST, from the coding sequence ATGAACGAAGCGATGAGTCAGGCCGCCGTGCCTCAGACCCTCACGGAACAGACCCGCTTCGACATCCGCGAGACGCTGGCGGGACGGCGCCGCGGCTTGCGGGCGATGCTGCCTTTTGTCGGACCGGCGGTGGTGGCCTCGATCGCGTATATGGACCCGGGCAACTTCGCCACCAATATTCAGGCGGGCGCCGGCTACGGCTATACGCTGCTGTGGGTGGTCGCCGTGGCGAATATCGTGGCGATGCTGTTTCAGTCTTTGTCCGCCAAGCTTGGGCTCGTGACCGGAAGCAATCTCGCCGAGCTATGCCGCGCGGCACTGCCGCACCGTTGCGTGCTGGCAATGTGGGGTATCAGCGAAATCGCGGCGATGGCGACCGATCTGGCGGAGTTCGTCGGCGGCGCGATCGGCGTCTCGTTACTGACGCATCTACCGATGATGCCCAGCATGTTGATCACCGCCGCCATCACCTATGGTTTGCTGCAGTTCGAGAAACGCGGCTTTCGCCCACTCGAACTGGCGATCGCGGCACTGGTCGGTGTGATCGGCCTGTCGTATCTCGCCGAGTTGCTGATTGCGCCGGTGCATTGGCCGTCGGCCGTCAAACATACGTTCACACCGAGCATTCCCGACAGCAATGCGCTGACGATTTCGGTCGGCATTATCGGCGCCACGGTGATGCCGCATGTGATATTCCTGCATTCGGGACTCACGCAGAATCGCGTGAAGCCGCGCAACGAAGGCGAGTGCACCAAGCTGCTGCGCTTTTCGAACATCGAGGTGGTGGTCGCGCTCGGCGTCGCCGGGCTCATCAACATGGCGATGGTCATCATGGCGTCGAGCGCGTTTCATGCCGGTCACGCCGATATCGCCAGCATCGAAACCGCATGGCACACGCTCACGCCGCTGCTCGGCGGCGCGGCGGCAGGTTTCTTTCTTGCGGCATTGATTGCGTCCGGCATATCGAGTTCGGTCGTCGGCACGATGGCCGGGCAGATGATCATGCAGGGCTTCGTCGGCTTTCGCATCCCCGTGTGGGCGCGGCGGCTGATTACGATGGTGCCGGCCTTCGTGGTGGTCGCCTGCGGCGTGGATGCGACACGCGCGCTGGTGCTGAGCCAGGTCGTATTGAGCATCGCGCTGCCAGTGCCGATGATCGCGCTGGTGTGGTTCACGTCGCGCGGGGATTTGATGGGCCGCTACAGGAATCGTCGCACGACCACGATCGCCGCGGTGGCCGGCACAGTCGTCGTGCTGGCGCTCAATATCGTTCTGCTGGTCCAGCTCGCCGGCTTTTCGACGTGA